From a single Serratia surfactantfaciens genomic region:
- a CDS encoding SLATT domain-containing protein, with translation MSDSGIEKYKDMDALMADWYTRLCNAQTGHYVCSERLYRRADYTGYLLIFSSTIVTSCFFLQAEGGLKLTLFFISVLSAALSGIVSFGRFAEKAELHRSAASCYGKLRRQLENLRSKKSGLQDDDMISKLKVLRIEWEYISENSPLTPKSALVRN, from the coding sequence GTGAGCGATTCTGGGATTGAGAAATATAAGGACATGGATGCTTTGATGGCGGATTGGTACACAAGATTATGCAATGCTCAAACGGGGCACTATGTGTGTTCGGAAAGGTTGTATCGGAGAGCTGATTATACAGGCTATTTATTGATTTTTAGCTCAACGATTGTGACGTCATGTTTTTTTCTGCAGGCCGAAGGTGGGTTAAAACTCACGCTATTTTTCATCAGCGTGCTGTCAGCGGCATTGTCGGGCATCGTGTCGTTCGGCCGCTTTGCTGAGAAAGCCGAGTTGCATCGTTCGGCCGCGAGCTGTTATGGGAAATTAAGACGGCAGCTCGAGAACCTCCGTTCAAAAAAATCAGGGCTGCAAGATGATGACATGATTTCAAAATTGAAAGTATTGCGTATTGAGTGGGAGTATATATCTGAGAACTCACCACTGACACCTAAGTCAGCATTAGTGCGAAACTGA
- the pqqB gene encoding pyrroloquinoline quinone biosynthesis protein PqqB, producing MQIKVLGSAAGGGFPQWNCNCDNCRGVRDHSITATRRTQSSIAVSDDGKNWVLCNVSPDICHQLLASPELNNPDVLRGTGIGAIVLTDSQIDHSAGLLNLREGCPHHVWCTPEVHDDLSTGFPVFPMLSHWNGGLIHHPVTPGEPFHTAVCPNVHFTAIPLLSNAPPYSPYRDRPLPGHNVALFIEDIARGVGLLYAPGLGEPDEALMPWLRRADCLLIDGTLWRDNELANAGVGRNTGKDMGHLALAEEHGLAALLSALPAKRKILIHINNTNPILNEDSAERQSLTAAGIEVSWDGMNIEL from the coding sequence ATGCAGATAAAAGTTCTCGGCTCGGCGGCGGGCGGCGGCTTTCCCCAGTGGAATTGCAACTGCGACAACTGCCGCGGCGTTCGCGACCACAGCATCACCGCCACGCGCCGCACGCAGTCCTCCATCGCCGTCAGCGATGACGGTAAAAACTGGGTGCTGTGCAACGTGTCCCCGGACATTTGCCATCAGCTGCTGGCTTCGCCCGAATTGAACAATCCCGACGTGCTGCGCGGCACCGGTATCGGCGCGATCGTGCTGACCGATAGCCAGATCGATCACAGCGCGGGCTTGCTCAATTTGCGTGAGGGGTGCCCGCACCACGTCTGGTGCACACCTGAAGTGCATGACGATCTCAGCACCGGCTTCCCGGTGTTTCCCATGCTCTCCCACTGGAACGGCGGGTTGATTCACCACCCGGTAACGCCCGGTGAACCTTTTCACACGGCGGTCTGCCCGAACGTACACTTTACCGCCATTCCATTGCTCAGCAACGCGCCGCCCTATTCGCCGTACCGCGATCGCCCGCTGCCGGGCCACAATGTGGCGCTGTTCATCGAAGATATCGCGCGCGGGGTCGGCCTGCTGTATGCGCCGGGCCTCGGTGAACCGGACGAAGCGCTGATGCCCTGGCTGCGCCGCGCCGACTGCCTGCTGATCGACGGCACGCTGTGGCGCGACAATGAGCTGGCCAACGCCGGCGTGGGGCGCAACACCGGCAAGGATATGGGGCACCTGGCGCTAGCGGAAGAGCACGGGCTGGCGGCCCTGCTCAGCGCCTTGCCCGCCAAACGCAAGATCCTGATCCACATTAACAATACCAACCCGATCCTCAATGAAGACTCGGCAGAGCGGCAAAGTCTGACCGCCGCCGGCATCGAAGTGAGCTGGGACGGCATGAACATCGAACTGTAG
- a CDS encoding dipeptidase, whose translation MTLPPLWPVFDGHNDLLLNLWLQHDDDPVAAFYSRVTPGHLDFSRMRRGGFCGGLFAVFIPPVSYIAQIRNQTLDAAQAAFDPLAIAERQIAIMYQLEQASQGRLRICRTASEIEQCRFNRQIAVVLHIEGAGMIDAELTQLEAFYRLGVRSIGPFWNLPNAFGTGVSGPFPGSPDTGPGLTPAGEALIRACNRRRIMIDVSHMNEKTFWQTAALSRAPLVATHSNAHALCPQPRNLTDAQLDAIAHSGGMVGVNFGTAFLRADGKRDSATTDFTEIVKHVEYLIAKLGEDRVGFGSDFDGVNVPQPLEDVGGLPRLTQALAQAGFDNRLLEKLTWRNWLNVLSATWGE comes from the coding sequence ATGACGCTTCCCCCTCTCTGGCCGGTGTTCGACGGCCATAACGATCTGCTGCTCAACCTGTGGTTGCAGCACGACGACGATCCGGTCGCCGCCTTTTATTCCCGCGTCACGCCGGGCCACCTCGATTTTTCCCGCATGCGGCGCGGCGGATTCTGCGGCGGGCTGTTCGCGGTGTTTATTCCCCCGGTCAGCTATATCGCCCAGATACGCAACCAAACGCTGGACGCGGCGCAGGCCGCCTTCGATCCGCTGGCAATTGCCGAACGGCAGATAGCTATCATGTATCAGCTGGAACAGGCCTCTCAGGGGCGGCTGCGCATCTGCCGCACCGCCTCCGAAATAGAACAGTGCCGTTTCAACCGGCAAATCGCTGTGGTGCTGCATATCGAAGGCGCGGGTATGATCGATGCGGAGCTGACGCAGCTGGAAGCCTTCTACCGGCTGGGCGTGCGCAGCATCGGGCCGTTCTGGAATCTGCCGAACGCCTTCGGTACCGGCGTCAGCGGGCCGTTCCCCGGATCACCCGATACCGGCCCCGGCCTGACGCCGGCCGGCGAGGCGCTGATCCGTGCCTGCAACCGCCGCCGCATCATGATCGACGTCTCGCATATGAATGAGAAAACCTTCTGGCAAACCGCCGCGTTGAGCCGCGCCCCGCTGGTCGCCACCCACTCCAACGCCCATGCCCTCTGCCCGCAGCCGCGCAACCTGACCGACGCGCAGCTGGACGCCATCGCTCACAGCGGCGGGATGGTCGGCGTCAATTTCGGCACCGCCTTTCTACGGGCGGACGGAAAGCGTGACAGTGCAACGACTGACTTCACAGAAATTGTTAAACACGTTGAGTATTTGATCGCTAAACTTGGTGAAGATCGCGTGGGATTTGGTTCTGATTTTGACGGGGTCAACGTACCGCAGCCGTTGGAGGACGTCGGCGGCCTGCCGCGCCTGACGCAAGCGCTGGCGCAGGCCGGGTTCGATAACCGGCTGCTGGAAAAGCTGACCTGGCGCAACTGGCTGAACGTACTCTCCGCCACCTGGGGTGAATAA
- the pqqC gene encoding pyrroloquinoline-quinone synthase PqqC, which produces MTQPLPLTPQEFEAALRAKGAYYHIHHPYHIAMHNGEATREQIQGWVANRFYYQTSIPIKDAAIMANCPQPETRRKWVQRILDHDGYGGSEGGIEAWLRLGEAVGLQRDALLSEQLVLPGVRFAVDAYVNFARRACWQEAACSSLTELFAPQIHQSRLDSWPQHYPWIDAAGYDYFRSRLGQANRDVEHGLALALDYCDTVEKQQRMLEILQFKLDILWSMLDAMSMAYTLNRPPYHSVTAARVWHNQRLV; this is translated from the coding sequence ATGACGCAACCACTCCCCCTGACTCCGCAGGAATTTGAAGCGGCGCTGCGCGCCAAAGGCGCTTATTACCACATTCACCACCCGTACCACATCGCGATGCACAACGGCGAAGCGACCCGCGAGCAGATCCAGGGCTGGGTGGCCAACCGTTTCTACTACCAGACCAGCATTCCGATCAAGGATGCGGCGATCATGGCCAACTGTCCGCAGCCGGAAACCCGCCGTAAATGGGTGCAGCGCATCCTGGATCACGACGGCTACGGCGGCAGCGAAGGCGGCATCGAAGCCTGGCTGCGTCTGGGCGAGGCCGTCGGGCTGCAGCGCGACGCCCTGCTTTCTGAACAGCTGGTGCTGCCGGGCGTGCGCTTTGCGGTGGATGCCTACGTCAATTTTGCGCGCCGCGCCTGCTGGCAAGAAGCGGCCTGCAGCTCGCTGACCGAACTGTTCGCGCCGCAGATCCACCAGTCGCGCCTCGACAGCTGGCCGCAGCACTACCCGTGGATCGACGCCGCCGGCTACGACTATTTCCGCAGCCGCCTCGGCCAGGCCAATCGCGATGTGGAACACGGTCTGGCGCTGGCGCTGGACTATTGCGATACCGTCGAAAAGCAGCAGCGCATGTTGGAAATCCTGCAGTTCAAGCTGGATATTTTATGGAGCATGCTGGACGCCATGAGCATGGCCTATACCCTGAACCGCCCGCCTTACCACAGCGTGACCGCCGCGCGGGTATGGCACAACCAGAGGCTGGTGTAA
- the pqqD gene encoding pyrroloquinoline quinone biosynthesis peptide chaperone PqqD produces the protein MTPNPEHTPVFRRGYRLQWEQVQNSHVILYPEGMAKLNDSAAAILQLVDGHTTLNGIIAQLNARFPGAEGLADDVLEFFQRAYEQKWVTFRD, from the coding sequence ATGACGCCGAATCCTGAACACACCCCGGTCTTCCGCCGCGGCTACCGCCTGCAATGGGAGCAGGTGCAAAATAGCCACGTGATCCTCTATCCGGAGGGCATGGCCAAACTGAACGACAGCGCCGCCGCCATTTTACAGCTGGTCGACGGCCACACCACGCTGAACGGCATCATCGCGCAGCTGAACGCCCGCTTCCCCGGCGCCGAGGGGTTGGCGGATGACGTGCTGGAGTTTTTCCAGCGCGCCTACGAACAAAAATGGGTGACCTTCCGTGACTGA
- a CDS encoding NADH:flavin oxidoreductase/NADH oxidase family protein, translating into MFTPLTLPNGSRLTNRLAKAAMEENLADRNQLPGPALWRLYRYWAEGGAGLIITGNVMIDGRAMTGPGGVVLEQDTPLAPFETWAKAARQGGAQVWMQLNHPGRQVMANMGGNAWAPSAIPLAMGKHSKLFAQPQAMNEAQIAEVIARFAASAHAAEQAGFTGVEIHAAHGYLISQFLSPLTNQRSDRWGGELANRARLLLEVVRAVRTRVSPGFCVAVKLNSADFQRGGFSADDARQVVLMLNDLPVDLIELSGGSYESPAMQGETADGRTLAREAYFLTFARDLAAVARMPVMTTGGIARPSVAQQVLDSGVAVAGIATAMAEVPDLPRRWQTGAAPHALPAPVTWRNKTMAALARMALVKRRMRALSDNRPRSVRYSPLFTLLVDRWRTRRILLRYHAWLRQR; encoded by the coding sequence ATGTTTACCCCACTGACTTTGCCCAACGGCAGCCGCTTGACCAACCGTCTGGCTAAAGCGGCGATGGAAGAGAATCTGGCCGACCGGAACCAACTGCCCGGCCCCGCGCTGTGGCGTTTATATCGCTATTGGGCCGAGGGCGGCGCCGGTTTGATCATCACCGGCAACGTGATGATCGACGGCCGCGCCATGACCGGCCCCGGCGGCGTGGTGCTGGAACAGGATACGCCGCTTGCGCCGTTCGAAACCTGGGCCAAGGCCGCGCGCCAGGGCGGCGCGCAGGTGTGGATGCAGCTCAACCACCCGGGGCGTCAGGTGATGGCGAACATGGGCGGCAACGCGTGGGCACCCTCCGCTATCCCGCTGGCGATGGGCAAGCACAGCAAACTGTTCGCCCAGCCGCAGGCCATGAATGAAGCGCAGATCGCCGAGGTCATCGCGCGCTTCGCCGCCAGCGCACACGCCGCCGAACAGGCCGGCTTTACCGGCGTTGAGATCCACGCGGCGCACGGCTACCTGATTTCTCAATTTCTGTCGCCGCTGACCAACCAGCGCAGCGACCGCTGGGGCGGCGAACTGGCAAACCGCGCCCGCCTGTTGCTGGAGGTGGTGCGCGCGGTGCGCACGCGGGTTTCACCGGGCTTTTGCGTAGCGGTCAAACTGAACTCCGCCGATTTTCAGCGCGGCGGGTTTTCCGCAGACGATGCCCGGCAGGTCGTGTTGATGTTGAACGATCTGCCGGTCGATTTGATCGAACTGTCCGGCGGTAGCTATGAAAGCCCGGCGATGCAAGGCGAAACGGCGGACGGCCGCACCCTGGCGCGCGAAGCCTATTTTCTGACCTTCGCCCGCGATCTCGCTGCCGTGGCCCGCATGCCGGTGATGACCACCGGTGGCATCGCCCGCCCGTCGGTGGCGCAACAGGTGCTGGACAGCGGCGTCGCGGTGGCCGGCATCGCCACCGCCATGGCGGAAGTGCCCGATCTGCCGCGGCGCTGGCAAACCGGCGCCGCCCCTCATGCGTTGCCCGCGCCGGTTACCTGGCGAAATAAAACGATGGCGGCGCTCGCCCGCATGGCGTTGGTCAAACGCCGCATGCGGGCGCTGAGTGACAATCGGCCACGCAGCGTGCGCTACTCCCCGCTGTTCACGCTGCTCGTCGATCGGTGGCGCACCCGCCGTATCCTGCTGCGCTACCACGCCTGGTTACGGCAACGTTAA
- the pqqE gene encoding pyrroloquinoline quinone biosynthesis protein PqqE, which translates to MTEPRAPTVNPPLWLLAELTYRCPLQCPYCSNPLDFAAQEKELTTEQWIAVFRQARAMGSVQLGFSGGEPLVRKDLPELIAAARDLGFYTNLITSGIGLTEKKLQTFADAGLDHIQISFQASDETLNAALAGSAKAFQQKLAMARAVKALGYPMVLNFVLHRHNIGQIDRIIELAIQLDADDVELATCQFYGWAHLNREGLLPTREQIADAEAVVKRYRERMAADGKLANLLFVTPDYYEERPKGCMGGWGAIFMSVTPEGMALPCHSARQLPIAFPSVLEHDLQHIWYHSFGFNRYRGYDWMPEPCRSCSEKEKDYGGCRCQAFMLTGNADNADPVCGKSPHHGTILAAREAANRSQVGIDQLRFRNQTNSRLIFKG; encoded by the coding sequence GTGACTGAGCCACGCGCGCCGACGGTCAATCCGCCGCTCTGGCTGCTGGCGGAGCTCACCTATCGCTGCCCGCTGCAGTGTCCTTACTGCTCCAACCCGCTCGATTTTGCCGCACAGGAAAAAGAGCTGACGACCGAACAATGGATCGCGGTGTTTCGCCAGGCGCGGGCGATGGGCAGCGTACAACTCGGTTTCTCCGGCGGCGAGCCGTTGGTGCGTAAAGACCTGCCTGAACTTATCGCCGCCGCGCGCGATCTCGGCTTCTACACCAACCTGATCACCTCCGGCATCGGCCTGACCGAGAAGAAACTGCAAACCTTCGCCGACGCCGGTCTGGACCATATCCAGATCAGTTTTCAGGCCAGCGACGAAACGCTGAACGCCGCGCTGGCGGGCTCGGCCAAGGCGTTCCAGCAAAAGCTGGCAATGGCCAGGGCGGTCAAGGCGCTCGGCTACCCGATGGTGCTCAACTTCGTGTTGCATCGCCATAACATCGGCCAGATCGATCGCATTATCGAACTGGCGATCCAGCTGGATGCCGACGACGTCGAGCTGGCGACCTGCCAGTTCTACGGCTGGGCGCATCTGAATCGCGAGGGCCTGTTGCCGACCCGCGAGCAGATCGCCGACGCTGAAGCGGTGGTGAAACGCTATCGCGAACGCATGGCCGCCGACGGTAAGCTGGCTAACCTGCTGTTCGTCACGCCGGATTATTACGAGGAGCGTCCCAAAGGTTGCATGGGCGGCTGGGGGGCGATCTTCATGAGCGTGACGCCGGAAGGCATGGCGTTACCCTGTCACAGCGCCCGTCAGCTGCCGATCGCATTCCCGTCGGTGCTGGAGCACGATCTGCAGCATATCTGGTACCACTCGTTCGGCTTTAACCGCTATCGCGGCTATGACTGGATGCCGGAGCCCTGCCGCTCCTGTTCGGAGAAAGAGAAGGACTACGGCGGTTGCCGCTGCCAGGCGTTCATGTTGACGGGCAACGCCGACAACGCCGATCCGGTGTGCGGCAAATCGCCGCACCATGGCACCATCCTGGCGGCGCGGGAAGCGGCGAATCGCTCGCAGGTCGGTATCGATCAGCTGCGTTTTCGTAATCAGACCAACTCCCGTTTGATCTTCAAGGGCTGA
- a CDS encoding pyridoxal phosphate-dependent decarboxylase family protein, translating into MSKLNPILASSAHSAEAYRQAIAQSSEAVVQWLQQPEMYQGKSVAELRERIKLDFTPQGLGNQAAIERAIEYFLKDSLSVHHPQCVAHLHCPSLVISQAAEVLINATNQSMDSWDQSPSATLIEMKLIEWLRDQVGYSSGDAGVFTSGGTQSNLMGLMLARDAFFARQGHSVQQDGLVGDLRKLKVFCSENAHFSVQKNMALMGLGYQSVTLVKTDRFARMDVNDLAEKLALAKANGEQVMAIVATAGTTDAGAIDPLREIARLAAEQQIWVHVDAAWGGALLLSEQYRHYLDGLELVDSITLDFHKQFFQTISCGAFLLKDARHYELMRYQAAYLNSEFDEAQGVPNLVSKSLQTTRRFDALKLWMGLEALGQKQYAEIIDHGVTLAQQVARYIADQESLELVMQPQLASVLFRYRPAQLAAKGDAAVALFNQRIGDALLESGRANVGVTESDGVTCLKMTLLNPIVTLEDIKLLLALVEKTAQQLPA; encoded by the coding sequence ATGTCCAAGTTAAACCCGATTCTGGCTTCCTCGGCGCACAGCGCCGAGGCTTATCGCCAGGCGATCGCGCAAAGCAGTGAAGCCGTCGTGCAGTGGCTGCAGCAACCCGAGATGTATCAGGGCAAAAGCGTTGCCGAACTGCGCGAGCGCATCAAGCTCGACTTCACCCCGCAAGGCCTGGGCAACCAGGCGGCGATCGAGCGCGCCATCGAGTACTTTTTGAAAGACAGCCTGTCGGTGCACCACCCGCAGTGCGTGGCGCACCTGCACTGCCCGAGCCTGGTGATAAGCCAGGCCGCCGAAGTGCTGATCAACGCCACCAACCAGAGCATGGACTCCTGGGATCAGAGCCCGTCGGCCACGCTGATCGAAATGAAGCTGATCGAGTGGCTGCGCGACCAGGTCGGTTACTCGTCCGGCGACGCCGGGGTGTTCACCAGCGGCGGCACGCAAAGCAACCTGATGGGGCTGATGCTGGCGCGCGACGCGTTCTTTGCGCGTCAGGGCCACTCCGTGCAGCAGGACGGCCTGGTGGGCGATCTGCGCAAGCTGAAGGTGTTCTGCTCTGAAAACGCCCACTTCTCGGTGCAGAAGAACATGGCGCTGATGGGCCTCGGCTATCAGTCAGTCACCCTGGTGAAAACCGATCGCTTCGCCCGCATGGACGTGAACGATCTGGCGGAAAAACTGGCGCTAGCTAAAGCCAACGGTGAGCAGGTGATGGCGATTGTCGCCACCGCCGGCACCACCGACGCCGGCGCGATCGACCCGCTGCGCGAAATCGCGCGGCTGGCGGCAGAGCAGCAGATCTGGGTACACGTGGATGCGGCCTGGGGCGGCGCGCTGCTGCTCTCCGAGCAGTATCGCCACTACCTGGACGGCCTGGAGCTGGTGGATTCCATCACCCTGGACTTCCACAAGCAGTTCTTCCAGACCATCAGCTGCGGCGCCTTCCTGCTGAAAGACGCGCGCCATTATGAGCTGATGCGTTACCAGGCGGCTTACCTGAACTCCGAGTTCGACGAGGCGCAAGGTGTGCCGAACCTGGTTTCCAAATCGCTGCAAACCACCCGCCGCTTCGATGCGTTGAAGCTGTGGATGGGGCTGGAAGCGCTGGGGCAGAAGCAATACGCCGAGATCATCGATCATGGCGTCACGCTGGCACAACAGGTGGCGCGTTACATCGCCGATCAGGAGTCGCTGGAACTGGTGATGCAGCCGCAGCTGGCCAGCGTGCTGTTCCGCTACCGCCCTGCGCAGCTGGCGGCGAAGGGCGACGCGGCCGTCGCGTTGTTCAACCAGCGGATCGGTGACGCCCTGCTGGAATCGGGCCGCGCCAACGTCGGCGTGACCGAGTCCGATGGCGTGACTTGCCTGAAGATGACGTTGCTGAACCCGATCGTCACGCTGGAAGACATCAAGCTGTTGCTGGCGCTGGTCGAGAAAACCGCACAGCAGCTGCCGGCGTAA
- the pqqA gene encoding pyrroloquinoline quinone precursor peptide PqqA, translating to MTTWTKPEFVDLRLGLEVTLYISNR from the coding sequence ATGACTACCTGGACTAAACCTGAGTTTGTTGACCTGCGTCTGGGGCTGGAAGTGACACTGTACATTTCCAACCGTTAA
- a CDS encoding LysR family transcriptional regulator, producing MTDPDFNLLIALDALLTTGSVAGAARRLGLSASAMSRTLSRLRTATGDPLLVRAGRHMVLTPYAETLRERARNAAFEARAVLRPAPGELDPAMLDRTFTLRANDGFVEAFGPALIAAAAEQAPRVRLRFAPKPEKSDRPLREGRVDLEIGVLGEMGPEIRLQALFRDRFVGVMRTSHPLAQQPEIGAADYAACGHVVASRSGRILGPVDAALAELGLARHIAAVVPSFPAALAVAQASNLLALLPASFLQAQPADGPLRMFELPVKTPPITVSQMWHPRLEAEADHRWLRQLVLAVCRQRTDQ from the coding sequence ATGACCGACCCTGACTTCAACCTGCTGATCGCACTCGATGCGCTGCTGACGACGGGCAGCGTGGCCGGTGCGGCACGCCGCCTCGGTTTAAGCGCCTCGGCGATGAGCCGCACCCTCAGCCGGCTGCGTACGGCCACCGGCGATCCCTTGCTGGTGCGCGCCGGCCGCCATATGGTGTTGACGCCCTATGCCGAGACGCTGCGCGAGCGGGCGCGAAACGCGGCATTCGAAGCCCGCGCGGTGCTGCGTCCGGCACCAGGTGAACTGGATCCCGCCATGCTCGATCGCACCTTCACGCTGCGCGCCAACGACGGTTTCGTCGAGGCCTTCGGCCCGGCGTTGATCGCCGCCGCCGCCGAACAGGCGCCGCGGGTGCGACTGCGCTTTGCGCCCAAGCCGGAGAAGAGTGACCGCCCCCTGCGCGAAGGCCGGGTCGATCTGGAGATTGGCGTGCTGGGCGAGATGGGCCCGGAAATCCGCCTGCAGGCGCTGTTTCGCGATCGCTTTGTCGGCGTGATGAGAACATCACACCCGCTGGCGCAACAGCCGGAGATCGGCGCCGCCGACTACGCCGCCTGTGGCCACGTGGTGGCCTCGCGCAGCGGGCGTATCCTCGGGCCGGTAGACGCCGCGTTGGCGGAGCTGGGGCTGGCGCGCCATATCGCCGCCGTGGTGCCGAGCTTTCCGGCCGCGCTGGCGGTGGCGCAGGCCTCGAACCTGCTGGCGCTGCTGCCCGCTTCCTTTTTGCAGGCCCAACCGGCCGACGGCCCGCTGCGCATGTTCGAACTGCCGGTAAAAACGCCGCCTATCACCGTCTCGCAAATGTGGCACCCGCGCCTGGAGGCCGAGGCGGATCACCGCTGGCTGCGGCAGTTGGTGTTGGCCGTCTGCCGCCAGAGAACAGATCAATAA
- a CDS encoding MerR family transcriptional regulator: MKIGELAERVGMAASAIRYYEQQGLLPKAVRGVNGYRVYSESALERLHLIQIGQNLGFSLQAIRGVLALQGSAYEEGLIQGVDARLTEIERMMATLNEQREALLATRLTLLQSGVAGLCRAKDEKRAGALPACKS; this comes from the coding sequence ATGAAGATCGGAGAATTGGCGGAGCGCGTCGGGATGGCCGCCTCGGCGATACGTTACTACGAGCAGCAGGGGCTGCTGCCGAAAGCGGTGCGCGGCGTCAACGGCTACAGGGTGTATAGCGAAAGCGCGCTGGAGCGGCTGCACCTGATCCAAATCGGCCAGAATCTGGGGTTTTCGCTGCAGGCGATTCGCGGAGTATTGGCGCTGCAGGGCAGCGCTTATGAGGAGGGGCTGATACAGGGCGTCGATGCCCGTTTGACGGAAATCGAACGGATGATGGCGACGCTGAATGAGCAGCGAGAAGCGTTGCTGGCGACCCGGCTGACCTTGTTGCAGTCCGGCGTGGCCGGGCTGTGCCGCGCAAAGGATGAAAAGCGGGCCGGCGCGTTGCCGGCCTGCAAATCTTAA
- a CDS encoding diaminobutyrate--2-oxoglutarate transaminase — protein sequence MTDKVRIDTLVANSLNGNNETYLARQAEFESNVRSYPRKLPLAIAKAQGVWITDVENNQYLDCLAGAGTLALGHNHPDVLQSIQNVITSGLPLHTLDLTTPLKDRFSDYLLSLLPGEGKEYCLQFCGPSGADAVEAALKLAKKHTGRSGVISFSGGYHGMTHGALSVTGNLSPKAAINGMMPEVQFMPYPHEYRCPLGIGGEAGVKALTYYFDNLINDVESGVRKPAAVILEAVQGEGGVNPAPAEWLQRIRKVTREHGILLIIDEVQAGFARTGKLFAFEHAGIEPDIIVMSKAVGGGLPLAVLGIKKEFDAWEPGHHTGTFRGNQLAMATGLTTLQYLKEHKVADKVAAQGEWLKGKLADLQKRYPVIGHVRGLGLMIGIEIVKPNEVQDHMGCYPADGELSALLQKKCFESGLILERGGRNGCVLRLLPSLLITNDELGIFLDKFEQALLAAGVKPV from the coding sequence ATGACGGATAAAGTCCGTATTGATACTTTAGTTGCAAACTCATTAAACGGAAACAATGAAACCTATTTGGCGCGCCAAGCCGAATTTGAGTCGAATGTTAGGAGTTATCCGCGCAAATTGCCGTTGGCAATTGCGAAAGCCCAGGGCGTTTGGATCACTGATGTTGAGAATAATCAATATCTTGATTGCCTGGCCGGGGCGGGAACGTTGGCTCTTGGACATAATCACCCCGACGTCCTGCAAAGCATCCAAAATGTCATTACCAGCGGCTTGCCGTTACATACTCTCGATCTCACGACCCCGTTAAAAGATCGTTTCTCCGATTACCTGCTTTCTCTGTTGCCGGGCGAAGGCAAAGAGTATTGCCTGCAGTTCTGCGGCCCGTCCGGCGCCGATGCGGTTGAAGCCGCGCTGAAGCTGGCGAAAAAGCACACCGGCCGCTCCGGCGTGATCAGCTTCTCCGGCGGCTATCATGGCATGACCCACGGCGCGCTGTCGGTCACCGGCAACCTGTCGCCGAAAGCGGCGATCAACGGCATGATGCCGGAAGTGCAATTCATGCCTTATCCGCATGAATACCGTTGCCCGCTGGGCATCGGCGGCGAAGCCGGCGTCAAGGCGCTGACCTACTACTTCGACAACCTGATCAACGACGTGGAAAGCGGCGTGCGTAAGCCGGCGGCGGTGATCCTGGAAGCCGTTCAGGGCGAAGGCGGCGTTAACCCGGCGCCGGCCGAGTGGCTGCAGCGCATCCGCAAAGTGACGCGTGAACACGGCATTCTGTTGATCATCGACGAAGTTCAGGCCGGTTTCGCCCGTACGGGCAAGCTGTTCGCCTTCGAACACGCAGGCATCGAGCCGGACATCATCGTGATGTCGAAAGCGGTCGGCGGCGGCCTGCCGCTCGCGGTGCTGGGCATCAAGAAAGAGTTCGACGCCTGGGAACCGGGTCACCACACCGGCACCTTCCGCGGCAACCAGTTGGCGATGGCCACCGGCCTGACCACCCTGCAATACCTGAAAGAGCACAAGGTCGCCGACAAAGTGGCCGCTCAGGGCGAATGGCTGAAAGGCAAACTGGCGGATCTGCAGAAACGTTATCCGGTGATCGGTCACGTCCGCGGTCTTGGCCTGATGATCGGCATCGAGATCGTCAAGCCGAACGAAGTGCAGGATCACATGGGCTGCTACCCGGCCGACGGCGAGCTGTCTGCGCTGCTGCAGAAAAAATGCTTCGAATCCGGTTTGATCCTGGAGCGCGGTGGGCGTAACGGCTGCGTGCTGCGTCTGCTGCCTTCACTGCTGATCACCAATGATGAGCTGGGTATTTTCCTGGATAAATTTGAGCAGGCGCTGTTGGCCGCCGGCGTCAAGCCAGTCTGA